From the Deinococcus misasensis DSM 22328 genome, one window contains:
- a CDS encoding helix-turn-helix domain-containing protein: MSGLSIEIPGLATLIDALPQLKAALEKSQPIKPLGVREAAEFLDIGTQEVYRLAGARLLPGIKVGNGWKFDPRDLSDWVRFSALVGRQITVDELRNFQEKDKTPAATGVKKGL; the protein is encoded by the coding sequence ATGTCCGGTCTGAGCATAGAAATCCCTGGACTGGCCACCTTGATCGACGCCCTTCCACAACTGAAAGCCGCTTTAGAGAAATCCCAACCCATCAAACCCCTTGGGGTGCGAGAAGCTGCTGAATTCCTCGACATCGGCACACAGGAAGTCTACCGGCTGGCAGGGGCACGACTCCTGCCCGGCATCAAGGTGGGCAACGGCTGGAAGTTCGATCCCAGAGATCTTTCCGACTGGGTCCGCTTCAGTGCCCTGGTGGGCAGGCAAATCACTGTCGATGAACTACGCAACTTCCAAGAGAAAGACAAAACCCCCGCTGCTACGGGGGTTAAGAAAGGACTGTAG
- a CDS encoding helix-turn-helix domain-containing protein, which yields MQQLNHLRMAANLTADQLSKAANVGTNHIYVLERRPTVQDSVQLMLRLATALASRLERPVHEVFYEICADAPLSPAPEQNTCPV from the coding sequence ATGCAGCAACTGAACCATTTGAGAATGGCTGCGAACCTCACCGCAGACCAACTGTCCAAAGCCGCCAATGTCGGCACCAACCACATTTATGTGCTGGAACGCCGACCCACCGTACAGGACTCTGTACAGCTCATGTTGCGACTGGCCACCGCTCTGGCCAGCAGATTGGAACGCCCTGTGCACGAAGTCTTTTATGAGATTTGCGCAGACGCTCCCCTCTCCCCTGCCCCGGAGCAAAACACATGTCCGGTCTGA
- a CDS encoding AAA family ATPase, translating into MLKTAKSDFLSSLPVEYRQYTWASLQVTEANRAALQSIRPNGITCYQPLGQKGSGSLYLYGTPGTGKTHLGVAIAQEICETHVCRYFSAKALKSQMQQAALGNAEWPDLVTPDLILFDDLEKINPTAYTYEWFFDALETRLNNRRGSIFTSQQRPGATALRLTPVDHEKLKAANGNPALLKEVEQERLLQAGALASRMSAGLKFEITGRDNRANH; encoded by the coding sequence TTGCTGAAGACCGCAAAGTCTGATTTCCTCTCCAGCCTGCCCGTGGAGTACAGGCAGTACACCTGGGCCAGCCTGCAAGTCACAGAGGCAAACAGGGCAGCCCTGCAATCCATCCGGCCAAACGGGATCACCTGTTACCAGCCCCTCGGGCAAAAAGGCAGCGGATCCTTATACCTCTATGGGACACCGGGAACAGGGAAAACCCATCTGGGTGTCGCCATAGCGCAAGAAATCTGCGAAACCCACGTTTGCAGGTACTTCAGTGCGAAAGCCCTGAAAAGCCAGATGCAGCAAGCCGCTCTGGGAAACGCAGAGTGGCCAGACTTGGTGACTCCAGACCTGATCCTGTTCGATGATCTGGAGAAAATCAATCCGACGGCATACACCTACGAATGGTTCTTTGATGCCCTGGAAACCCGACTGAACAACAGAAGGGGAAGCATCTTCACCAGCCAACAAAGGCCCGGGGCGACAGCCTTGCGCCTCACTCCAGTCGATCACGAAAAACTGAAAGCCGCCAATGGCAACCCTGCCCTCCTCAAAGAGGTGGAGCAAGAACGGCTGTTGCAGGCTGGAGCTCTGGCCAGTCGGATGAGCGCAGGCCTGAAATTCGAGATCACCGGCAGAGACAACCGGGCGAACCACTGA
- a CDS encoding UvrD-helicase domain-containing protein encodes MIIPSKYQAAIFEWIKNGSGHGIVSATAGSGKTTTLVEASKLLQTPDSIFLAFNAHIASELKTRLGNRMEARTIHSLGLEALKLAYPEIGRKQPQKSKYKDICKSLVDRFQQQNPSVEGADELFDPLQSIVRFAMLTLCELGSPEEFKHLTRSYQVEYPPQFAETLRDLARQVMRFGERYVDEQGVYSFDDMVWLPAKHQLRPRQQYRWIFVDEAQDLNKAQVEVALGALAPGGRMLVVGDRMQAIYGFAGADHRSMDNLKERLQATEMPLSICYRCPTSHIQLAKQLDPTIEPSPNAATGILGAVPENMPLSRMVRDEDLVLCRMTAPLVENIFELIRAGIPARIRGADIGKGLVSMAERAWEKARNPYWSISQFYQALNNYEDSQIQLIDRRRIPEDEKDELIEELSDKIDVLKIIASQREHLSLQDYTRYIESLFSDSRAGVVLSTVHKAKGLEANRVFILKPGLMPHPKAKTTTAMQAEQCIEFVALTRSKHTLVFVGVSNRLPIPMPVVELVNGELRSTGQPSLWA; translated from the coding sequence ATGATCATTCCAAGCAAATACCAAGCAGCCATCTTCGAATGGATCAAAAACGGCAGCGGACACGGCATCGTGTCCGCCACTGCCGGAAGCGGCAAGACCACCACGCTGGTGGAGGCCTCCAAGCTTCTCCAAACCCCTGACTCCATCTTTCTGGCCTTCAACGCACACATTGCCAGCGAACTGAAAACCCGGCTCGGGAATCGCATGGAAGCCCGAACCATTCACTCTCTGGGCCTTGAAGCCCTGAAACTGGCTTACCCAGAAATCGGCAGGAAGCAACCGCAGAAAAGCAAGTACAAGGACATCTGCAAGTCGCTGGTGGATCGATTTCAGCAGCAGAACCCCAGCGTGGAAGGTGCAGATGAGCTCTTTGACCCCCTGCAGAGCATCGTTCGATTCGCGATGCTCACCCTCTGCGAGCTGGGAAGCCCAGAGGAATTCAAGCACCTCACCCGCTCCTATCAGGTGGAGTACCCCCCGCAGTTTGCTGAAACCCTGCGGGACCTTGCTCGGCAGGTGATGCGCTTCGGAGAGCGTTACGTGGATGAGCAAGGGGTGTACAGCTTTGACGACATGGTCTGGCTGCCAGCAAAACACCAATTGCGCCCCAGACAGCAGTACAGGTGGATCTTTGTGGATGAGGCCCAAGACCTCAATAAAGCACAAGTAGAGGTGGCATTGGGAGCACTTGCCCCAGGTGGTCGGATGCTGGTGGTCGGTGACCGGATGCAGGCCATCTACGGGTTTGCTGGTGCAGACCACCGCAGCATGGACAACCTGAAAGAACGCCTGCAAGCCACAGAGATGCCCCTCTCAATCTGCTACAGGTGCCCAACGTCACACATCCAGTTGGCAAAGCAGCTTGACCCCACCATTGAACCTTCCCCCAATGCAGCCACTGGAATCCTCGGGGCTGTCCCAGAAAACATGCCCCTCAGCAGGATGGTCAGAGATGAAGACCTGGTGCTCTGCAGGATGACTGCTCCACTGGTGGAGAACATCTTCGAGCTGATCCGGGCAGGGATTCCGGCACGCATCCGGGGGGCCGACATCGGTAAAGGGCTGGTCAGCATGGCTGAACGGGCATGGGAAAAAGCCAGAAACCCCTATTGGTCCATCAGCCAGTTCTATCAGGCCCTCAACAATTACGAAGATTCACAAATCCAGTTGATTGACCGGAGGCGAATCCCTGAGGACGAAAAAGACGAGTTGATTGAAGAACTGTCAGACAAGATCGATGTGCTGAAGATCATCGCCAGCCAGAGGGAGCACCTCAGTCTGCAGGACTACACCCGGTACATTGAGAGCCTGTTTTCGGATTCCAGAGCTGGAGTGGTGCTCAGCACCGTCCACAAAGCGAAAGGCTTGGAGGCGAATCGGGTGTTCATCTTGAAACCCGGCCTGATGCCTCATCCGAAAGCCAAAACCACCACGGCAATGCAGGCAGAACAGTGCATCGAGTTTGTTGCACTCACCCGGTCAAAGCACACATTGGTCTTCGTGGGCGTCAGCAACCGCCTTCCCATTCCAATGCCAGTGGTTGAACTGGTGAATGGAGAGTTGCGCAGCACTGGTCAACCCAGCCTTTGGGCTTAA
- a CDS encoding RrF2 family transcriptional regulator, which produces MQVTRFTDLSLRLLMHLMQSPEQSRTTVQEVAVRFNVPYNHLNKVAHGLSKMGIIRGSKGKNGGIRLARDPAEIRLGDLVRQTEPQSDIIDCSVGPCPLMGNCKLKCVLLEARDAFYAKLNEYTLADVAAQPFMQLEVG; this is translated from the coding sequence ATGCAAGTGACCCGATTTACCGACCTGAGTTTGCGCCTGCTGATGCACCTGATGCAAAGCCCCGAACAGAGCAGAACCACCGTGCAGGAAGTGGCTGTTCGCTTCAATGTGCCTTACAACCACCTCAACAAAGTCGCCCACGGCCTGTCCAAAATGGGCATCATTCGGGGCAGCAAAGGCAAAAACGGTGGCATCCGTCTGGCCCGAGACCCCGCTGAAATCCGCCTCGGGGATCTGGTGCGCCAGACCGAACCGCAATCGGACATCATCGATTGCAGTGTGGGTCCCTGCCCCTTGATGGGCAACTGCAAATTGAAATGTGTCTTGCTGGAAGCCAGAGACGCCTTTTACGCCAAGCTCAACGAGTACACGCTGGCAGATGTGGCTGCCCAGCCGTTCATGCAGCTTGAAGTCGGCTGA
- a CDS encoding site-specific integrase — protein MPKKEAGPPERRALGSVYYSAAHDSWCAEINLGLDSRGKRKTIKRYFKGSEKDRKVQKKAEAKLAELIADSGRGALVNPQSITVAEWLDQHLKRWNSKLANTSKKENDRLARIITEKIGRIQLQAIQPYHIQQVIDDSEKFAHRSRMKILQLLRRAFAEAVSLEVISKNPAANIRAPRAPRAEGKTGIAWTREEVQKFLEVAREYRLYPLYCLAFSIGARIGEIQALKIDDLNLQDGTLNIQRSVSGRDDKTYPLQISGGKTEAARRKVRLPEDVKPILAAWLFRLEEDRKAAGPQWNEEGWLFPSMNGKLLRYIPFWQNFQIVLKRSGIRTGTIHDMRRTFITLAIRSGVLPEVVAKIVGHSSVRITLEEYRRVQDDELENAAVTLTGLLG, from the coding sequence ATGCCAAAAAAAGAAGCTGGTCCACCAGAGCGTCGTGCCCTGGGGAGTGTTTACTATTCCGCTGCGCATGACTCATGGTGTGCAGAAATCAACCTCGGTCTTGATTCCAGAGGCAAACGGAAAACAATCAAACGGTATTTTAAGGGTTCCGAGAAAGACCGGAAAGTCCAAAAGAAAGCAGAAGCCAAACTGGCTGAGTTGATCGCCGACAGTGGTCGGGGCGCCCTGGTGAACCCACAATCCATTACCGTGGCGGAATGGCTGGACCAACACCTGAAAAGGTGGAATTCCAAGCTGGCCAACACCAGTAAAAAAGAGAATGACCGGCTGGCCAGAATCATCACAGAGAAGATTGGGCGGATCCAACTTCAGGCAATCCAGCCTTATCACATACAGCAGGTGATTGATGACAGTGAGAAATTTGCTCACAGATCACGCATGAAAATCCTGCAACTGCTGCGCCGAGCGTTCGCAGAGGCAGTCAGCTTGGAGGTGATCAGCAAGAACCCTGCTGCAAACATCCGTGCTCCCAGAGCACCCAGAGCTGAGGGCAAAACCGGGATCGCTTGGACCCGTGAAGAAGTACAAAAGTTTCTTGAGGTGGCACGTGAATACCGTTTGTACCCCCTGTATTGTTTGGCCTTCAGCATCGGTGCCCGCATTGGGGAAATACAAGCTCTGAAGATCGATGATCTGAACCTGCAAGATGGAACCCTGAACATTCAGCGCAGCGTATCCGGACGGGATGACAAGACGTATCCCTTGCAGATTTCTGGTGGTAAGACCGAAGCTGCAAGGCGGAAAGTCAGGTTGCCAGAGGATGTAAAGCCCATTCTGGCGGCATGGCTGTTTAGACTGGAAGAGGACCGCAAGGCTGCCGGCCCGCAGTGGAATGAAGAGGGTTGGCTGTTTCCATCAATGAACGGCAAGCTTCTCAGGTACATTCCTTTCTGGCAGAACTTTCAGATTGTCCTGAAACGCTCTGGAATCAGGACGGGCACAATACACGACATGCGCCGCACGTTCATCACTCTGGCCATCCGTTCAGGGGTGCTGCCGGAAGTTGTGGCGAAAATCGTGGGACACTCCAGTGTTCGAATCACCTTGGAGGAATACAGGCGGGTTCAAGATGACGAACTGGAAAATGCAGCCGTGACCTTGACTGGTCTTTTGGGGTAG
- a CDS encoding 3'-5' exonuclease, producing the protein MNPHDLFKLWSSSPSMVVVDTETSGLTIQSGIIEITIMEGSKTVLFNQRINPLHPIPAEATQIHGITDTDVAGCPTWKDLLPQISEVLAGRKVVFWNEEFDTRMMFQSSHQNGVVWPGIKGMGATSHCAMKEYAKLMTLPGQKEAKFFKLLKACQLEKLDPSLYGAAHSSIGDCQRVVDVIHAVAARWEG; encoded by the coding sequence ATGAACCCACATGACCTCTTCAAACTCTGGTCCAGCAGCCCCAGCATGGTGGTGGTAGACACAGAAACCAGCGGGTTGACCATCCAGAGCGGCATCATCGAAATCACCATCATGGAAGGCAGCAAAACCGTTCTGTTCAACCAGCGAATCAACCCCTTACACCCCATCCCTGCAGAAGCCACGCAGATTCACGGCATCACGGACACAGACGTGGCAGGCTGCCCCACCTGGAAGGACCTTCTCCCGCAAATTTCAGAAGTGCTGGCAGGTCGAAAAGTGGTCTTCTGGAATGAAGAATTCGATACCCGAATGATGTTCCAGAGCAGCCACCAGAACGGTGTGGTCTGGCCCGGCATCAAGGGCATGGGGGCCACCAGTCACTGTGCCATGAAGGAATATGCCAAGCTCATGACCCTCCCCGGTCAGAAGGAAGCCAAATTCTTCAAGCTCCTCAAAGCCTGCCAGTTGGAAAAACTCGATCCTTCTCTGTACGGCGCTGCGCACTCCAGCATTGGGGACTGCCAGAGGGTGGTGGATGTGATTCACGCAGTTGCGGCCCGCTGGGAGGGCTGA
- a CDS encoding HNH endonuclease, whose translation MPELPLHGKRGAGKVTLVDSEWLDRLQVHKWYLSKSGYACTKIQDGVFSRWITLHHLIRDEDGGLFIDHINGNKLDNRVQNLRSATKAENNRNRKPFTCNKSGFKGVTMRGPKEFEAKIHEGDKQIRVGTYPHPLLAAIAYNAAALALYKEFAYLNPIPENYIEVVIQDLASTEAAD comes from the coding sequence ATGCCAGAGCTTCCCTTGCATGGCAAACGAGGTGCTGGCAAGGTCACACTTGTGGATTCTGAGTGGCTTGATCGCCTGCAAGTCCACAAGTGGTACCTGAGCAAAAGCGGGTATGCCTGCACCAAGATTCAAGATGGGGTGTTCTCCAGATGGATCACCCTTCACCACCTGATCAGAGATGAAGATGGCGGGTTGTTCATTGATCACATCAATGGCAACAAGTTGGACAACAGGGTGCAGAATTTGCGTTCTGCAACCAAGGCAGAAAACAACCGGAACCGCAAACCTTTCACTTGCAACAAGTCAGGCTTCAAGGGTGTCACGATGCGTGGCCCCAAGGAGTTTGAAGCCAAAATTCATGAGGGGGACAAACAAATCCGGGTAGGGACGTACCCTCACCCTCTGCTTGCAGCCATTGCCTACAACGCTGCGGCTCTGGCCCTCTACAAAGAGTTTGCTTACCTGAATCCCATCCCTGAGAACTACATCGAGGTTGTGATTCAGGACTTGGCCAGCACAGAGGCAGCAGATTGA
- a CDS encoding S24 family peptidase, which produces MHRFGFSGFIPKGYAKTVIELDYSGVANASEPYYPDETPPPTKSLKVMHAAVRPGTQLFFVYGHSMEMPSPAAITHGSTVFVDPNDDEPRHGRVYAFELPDGSICVKRVWVDETCDRPYLYSDNPDQKAYAPFSLPEDSKTLGRVYAVQTRSGFRLIP; this is translated from the coding sequence GTGCACAGATTTGGATTCAGTGGTTTTATTCCCAAAGGATACGCTAAAACAGTAATCGAGCTGGACTATTCTGGTGTTGCCAATGCCAGCGAGCCATACTACCCTGACGAGACCCCGCCACCCACCAAAAGCCTCAAGGTGATGCATGCAGCCGTCAGACCGGGAACACAATTGTTCTTCGTGTATGGGCACAGCATGGAGATGCCTTCCCCTGCTGCCATTACTCATGGAAGCACTGTTTTTGTGGACCCAAATGATGATGAGCCAAGGCATGGCAGGGTGTATGCATTTGAGTTACCTGATGGCAGTATTTGCGTGAAACGAGTCTGGGTGGATGAAACCTGTGACCGCCCCTACCTTTACAGCGACAACCCTGACCAAAAAGCATATGCCCCTTTTTCACTGCCTGAAGACTCCAAAACTCTGGGCAGGGTGTATGCCGTTCAGACCCGGAGTGGATTCCGACTGATTCCATAA
- a CDS encoding S24 family peptidase, with protein MSEESRARFESKRLVIESLTSPKENPTRGNAIPASDVSLHHVYPLKVADQPKEGLELPYPIILTPAQHRPRMLVLQMAGDEMRSLADNSIRNDDIFLVDLDEQTPTPDSIFVLKSGKNVYVRRCVKTATGDFWMVADNNSPEHLPIPIKDARVIGRAYLLLPNKPL; from the coding sequence ATGTCGGAGGAATCACGCGCGCGCTTCGAGTCGAAACGTCTCGTGATCGAATCCTTGACCAGCCCCAAAGAAAACCCCACCAGAGGAAACGCAATTCCAGCCAGTGATGTCAGCCTTCACCATGTCTATCCCTTGAAGGTGGCTGACCAGCCCAAAGAAGGACTTGAATTGCCTTACCCCATCATCCTGACACCTGCCCAGCACCGCCCCCGAATGCTGGTCTTGCAGATGGCTGGAGATGAAATGCGATCACTGGCGGACAACAGCATCCGCAATGATGACATTTTTCTGGTGGACCTCGACGAGCAGACCCCAACACCTGACAGCATTTTTGTCCTGAAATCGGGAAAGAATGTGTATGTAAGGCGTTGCGTGAAAACCGCAACAGGCGACTTCTGGATGGTGGCAGACAACAATTCCCCTGAACACCTGCCCATTCCAATCAAAGACGCCAGAGTGATTGGTCGTGCTTACCTTCTGCTCCCCAACAAACCCCTTTAA
- the hmpA gene encoding NO-inducible flavohemoprotein gives MLTTSQLQIIKATVPVLKLHGATITSHFYKRMFAQHPELQNVFNLTHQKTGAQSRSLAASVLAYAEYLDQPEFLSGMVTRIAHKHASLDVLAEHYPIVGENLLAAIQEVLGDAATPEIIEAWGVAYGILANIMIGVENNLYQTASWEGFKAFKVVQKVQESAQIVSLYLQPADGAPLAPFKPGQYVSVRMKTPEMPYTQIRQYSLSDRPNSQTLRISVKRELAPQADPTLEAGLLSNLLHDHIQTGDVLEVHAPMGDFVLQERGRPVVLLAGGVGITPLLSMAKAAREVPVALLQFVQKKADHAFRQELQDLQQQNSNVKVVTFYTETTSEDVRGLDFDEQGLITREKLLKHVSQDADFYYCGPSGFMQAVENLLDDLQVAPQNRFFEAFGPTQDFKVDAQRAVHP, from the coding sequence ATGCTGACCACTTCCCAACTGCAAATCATCAAAGCCACCGTTCCAGTGCTGAAACTGCACGGTGCAACCATCACCAGCCACTTCTACAAAAGGATGTTTGCACAGCATCCAGAGCTGCAAAACGTCTTCAACCTGACCCACCAGAAGACCGGAGCCCAATCCCGCAGCCTTGCCGCTTCTGTGCTGGCTTACGCCGAATACCTGGACCAGCCCGAGTTCCTCTCTGGCATGGTGACCCGCATTGCCCACAAGCATGCCAGTCTGGATGTTCTGGCAGAACACTACCCCATCGTCGGAGAGAACCTGCTGGCGGCCATTCAGGAGGTCCTTGGCGACGCTGCCACCCCCGAGATCATCGAGGCGTGGGGCGTGGCTTACGGCATCCTTGCCAACATCATGATCGGCGTCGAGAACAACCTGTACCAGACCGCTTCATGGGAAGGATTCAAAGCTTTCAAAGTGGTTCAAAAGGTTCAGGAAAGCGCACAGATTGTGTCGCTGTACCTGCAACCCGCAGATGGTGCACCTCTGGCCCCCTTCAAGCCCGGCCAGTACGTCAGTGTCCGCATGAAGACCCCAGAGATGCCCTACACCCAGATTCGACAGTACAGCCTCTCTGACCGTCCCAACAGCCAGACCCTCAGGATCAGCGTCAAGCGGGAATTGGCTCCACAGGCAGATCCCACCCTGGAGGCAGGTTTGCTGTCCAACCTCCTGCATGACCACATCCAGACTGGCGATGTGCTGGAGGTCCATGCTCCCATGGGAGACTTTGTGCTGCAAGAAAGGGGCCGTCCGGTGGTGTTGCTGGCCGGAGGGGTGGGCATCACCCCCTTGCTCAGCATGGCGAAAGCTGCCCGAGAAGTTCCCGTTGCTTTGCTGCAATTCGTTCAGAAGAAAGCAGACCATGCTTTCCGTCAGGAATTGCAGGACCTGCAACAGCAGAACAGCAACGTCAAAGTGGTCACCTTCTACACCGAAACCACTTCAGAAGATGTGCGAGGCTTGGATTTTGACGAACAGGGCCTGATCACCCGTGAAAAACTGCTGAAACATGTCTCTCAGGATGCTGACTTCTACTATTGTGGTCCCTCTGGTTTCATGCAGGCTGTTGAGAATTTGCTGGACGATTTGCAAGTTGCGCCACAAAACCGCTTCTTTGAAGCCTTTGGACCGACACAAGATTTCAAAGTGGATGCCCAGAGGGCTGTTCATCCCTGA
- a CDS encoding ParB/RepB/Spo0J family partition protein, which produces MTGTTEKPSKKRTKAEAAPPIEHAPVPTAPSEGEYQKVPFNTTFPSPLNPRKHFEESSIQELAESIAAHGVQQNLVGRPVGEQIEIIAGGRRWRAVNTLVASGRIPVDFPVPVLVKPLTDLEALEIATAENVQRRNMTPLEEANAFAQMVDLGDTVDEIARKFGYKPKLVASRVRISKHLCAEVKQHLEERKITLGQAEAISLAHSAALQIEILKNYHWDPKHIINFLQKGQFLVEYARFDVAASKLQTHKDLFGDVPEYFTNKQKALELQIEALREQGLRLRQEGQFPWVEVIQNDNSHWPSNWDDREEYMTVGEEHKELCGFVLQLMPSTGQVRELNRVARRKEVKAKEKAQRVAKYPEPESANSTERGITQGVLLDTHRFRLLHLRRAIKNDLRIGLVLTIMGLAGEHEIHIHRDYINSVPDPEKKAFEAAMIQLTTVQETPIFQPHFREYYSKEHTDHMLLLSGKELRPHELYQLLLQLSETTLLQVLSMLVASQFGDVPTHNPKNRPSPLANLIASQLGVETEMRKHWELTEEFLKGHPKDMVVDLAKEAEFHCPGIYEVISNLSTRKDMITKFMEYAQQLREKEWVPQLVLFDDTPEPFKPLNDLEGEQAK; this is translated from the coding sequence ATGACAGGAACCACAGAGAAACCCAGCAAGAAACGCACCAAGGCTGAAGCTGCCCCACCCATTGAACACGCTCCAGTTCCAACAGCACCCAGCGAAGGGGAATACCAGAAGGTCCCCTTCAACACCACCTTTCCTTCTCCCCTCAACCCTCGAAAGCACTTCGAGGAAAGCTCCATTCAGGAGCTCGCAGAGAGCATTGCAGCCCACGGAGTGCAACAGAACCTTGTGGGTCGCCCTGTTGGCGAGCAGATCGAGATCATTGCTGGAGGGCGACGCTGGAGGGCAGTGAATACCTTGGTTGCCTCTGGCCGGATCCCTGTAGATTTCCCGGTGCCGGTTCTGGTGAAACCCCTGACCGATCTGGAAGCCCTTGAAATTGCCACTGCCGAGAACGTCCAGCGCAGGAACATGACCCCTCTTGAAGAGGCCAACGCTTTTGCGCAGATGGTGGATCTGGGCGACACCGTGGATGAAATCGCCCGGAAGTTTGGGTACAAACCCAAACTGGTGGCCAGCCGGGTGAGGATCTCGAAACACCTCTGCGCAGAAGTCAAACAACACCTTGAGGAAAGAAAAATCACCCTCGGACAGGCAGAAGCCATTTCACTGGCCCACTCTGCAGCCCTTCAAATAGAGATCCTGAAAAATTACCACTGGGACCCCAAGCACATCATCAATTTCCTGCAGAAAGGCCAGTTCTTGGTGGAGTACGCACGGTTCGATGTGGCAGCCAGCAAACTGCAAACCCACAAGGATCTGTTCGGAGATGTGCCGGAATACTTCACCAACAAACAGAAAGCTCTGGAACTGCAAATTGAGGCCCTGAGAGAACAGGGTCTGCGTCTCAGGCAAGAAGGTCAATTTCCTTGGGTAGAGGTGATTCAAAACGACAACAGCCACTGGCCTTCCAACTGGGATGACCGGGAAGAATACATGACCGTCGGCGAAGAGCACAAAGAACTCTGCGGGTTTGTGCTTCAGTTGATGCCATCGACCGGGCAGGTCCGAGAGTTGAACAGGGTGGCCAGACGCAAGGAAGTGAAAGCCAAAGAAAAAGCCCAGAGGGTCGCAAAGTACCCCGAGCCCGAGAGCGCCAACTCCACTGAACGCGGGATCACCCAAGGGGTTCTGCTGGACACCCACCGCTTCAGGCTGCTGCACCTCCGGAGGGCCATCAAAAACGATCTGAGAATTGGTTTGGTGCTGACCATCATGGGGCTTGCCGGAGAGCATGAGATTCACATCCACCGTGATTACATCAATTCCGTCCCAGACCCAGAGAAAAAAGCCTTCGAAGCTGCCATGATCCAGCTCACCACAGTGCAGGAAACCCCCATCTTCCAACCCCACTTCCGGGAATACTATTCCAAAGAACACACTGACCACATGCTTTTGCTCTCAGGCAAAGAACTGAGGCCCCATGAGCTTTACCAGCTTCTGCTTCAACTCTCTGAAACCACCCTCCTCCAGGTCCTCTCAATGTTGGTGGCCAGTCAATTCGGGGATGTGCCAACCCACAATCCGAAGAATCGTCCCAGCCCACTGGCAAATCTGATCGCCAGTCAGCTCGGGGTGGAAACCGAAATGCGAAAGCACTGGGAGCTCACCGAGGAATTCTTGAAAGGCCACCCAAAAGACATGGTGGTCGATCTCGCCAAAGAAGCAGAGTTCCACTGCCCGGGCATCTACGAAGTGATCAGCAACCTTTCCACCCGAAAAGACATGATCACGAAATTCATGGAGTATGCCCAGCAGCTCCGCGAGAAGGAATGGGTGCCGCAACTGGTGCTGTTCGATGACACCCCAGAACCATTTAAGCCCTTGAATGACCTTGAAGGCGAACAAGCAAAATAA